The Arachis ipaensis cultivar K30076 chromosome B07, Araip1.1, whole genome shotgun sequence genome includes a window with the following:
- the LOC107609529 gene encoding uncharacterized acetyltransferase At3g50280, whose product MPSSAPTLVSKCTIFPDQKSSLSKLKLSVSDLPMLSCHYIQKGCLFTQPTSLSSNQLIPLLKSALSRTLSLFPPLAGRLTTDSHGYVYISCNDAGVHFLHAAAPALNVLDLLSPLDVHKSFREFFTFDRKVSYSGHYSPIMAVQVTELADGFFIGISVNHAVTDGTSFWNFFNTFAQECRGASKSIRNVPDFRRDSVLISEAVLRLPEGGPKVTFNADAPIRERIFSFSREAIQKLKARANNRKWTEGANSVELLRKRSNDNLLQKDNGNGKVTTLLENWFKSAAETETVTTVEISSFQSVCALLWRAVTRARKLPASKTTTFRMAVNCRHRLEPKLEPFYFGNAIQSIPTFATAADVLSHDLRWCAEQLNKNVRAHNDATVRQFVKDWESNPRCFPLGNPDGASITMGSSPRFPMYDNDFGWGRPLAVRSGGANKFDGKISAFPGRDGSGTVDLEVVLAPETMAGLQSDPEFMTYATGQL is encoded by the coding sequence ATGCCTTCTTCAGCACCCACTTTGGTTTCAAAATGCACCATCTTTCCTGACCAAAAATCCTCGCTCTCAAAACTCAAACTTAGTGTTTCAGACCTTCCTATGTTATCCTGCCACTACATCCAAAAGGGATGCCTCTTCACCCAACCAACTTCCCTCTCTTCTAACCAACTAATTCCACTCTTGAAATCCGCCCTCTcacgaaccctctccctctttcccCCTCTCGCCGGTCGTTTAACCACTGACTCCCACGGTTATGTCTATATTTCCTGTAACGACGCCGGCGTCCACTTCCTCCACGCCGCCGCACCCGCTCTCAATGTTCTCGATCTTCTTTCCCCCCTTGACGTCCATAAATCTTTCAGAGAATTCTTCACCTTCGATAGAAAGGTTAGTTACAGCGGTCATTACTCCCCGATTATGGCCGTTCAGGTAACCGAGCTCGCCGACGGCTTTTTCATCGGAATTTCCGTCAACCATGCCGTCACTGACGGAACCTCTTTCTGGAACTTCTTCAACACATTCGCTCAGGAATGCAGAGGAGCCAGTAAGAGTATCCGGAATGTTCCTGACTTCCGCCGCGACAGCGTTCTCATCTCCGAGGCCGTCCTCCGATTGCCAGAGGGCGGGCCGAAGGTGACGTTCAACGCCGACGCGCCAATTAGGGAGAGAATCTTCAGCTTCAGCCGCGAAGCAATTCAGAAGCTGAAAGCAAGAGCTAACAACAGAAAATGGACGGAGGGTGCTAACTCCGTTGAGCTGTTACGGAAAAGGAGTAACGACAATCTTCTACAAAAAGATAACGGTAACGGTAAGGTAACGACACTCCTCGAGAATTGGTTCAAGAGCGCGGCTGAAACAGAAACGGTTACAACTGTCGAGATTTCGTCGTTTCAATCCGTATGCGCGCTGCTGTGGCGTGCGGTCACTCGCGCAAGGAAATTGCCGGCTTCGAAAACGACGACGTTTAGAATGGCGGTTAACTGTCGCCACCGGTTAGAGCCGAAATTGGAACCTTTCTACTTCGGAAACGCGATTCAGAGCATTCCGACGTTCGCCACCGCCGCCGACGTGCTCTCCCACGATCTGCGTTGGTGCGCGGAGCAGCTCAACAAGAACGTTAGGGCTCATAACGACGCTACAGTGAGGCAGTTCGTGAAGGATTGGGAATCGAACCCGCGGTGTTTTCCGCTGGGGAATCCCGACGGCGCGTCGATCACGATGGGGAGCTCGCCAAGGTTTCCGATGTACGACAACGACTTCGGTTGGGGAAGGCCGTTGGCGGTGAGGAGCGGTGGCGCGAACAAGTTCGATGGAAAGATTTCAGCGTTTCCGGGAAGAGACGGAAGCGGCACCGTCGATTTGGAGGTGGTTTTGGCTCCGGAGACGATGGCCGGTTTGCAGTCTGATCCTGAGTTTATGACGTACGCTACTGGACAGTTATGA